In the Pontibacillus sp. HMF3514 genome, TTACTTTAGAATCTCCGGAAATACAACAAGTTTGTGATGTTTCAAAAGAGACAGGAATTAATGTGATGTTTGGGTTTATTGAGAATGGAAAAGGGACACGTGTTTATAATTCTGCTGCTTTTATTAAAGATGGTGAAATAAGTTCTATTCAACGAAAAATCTACCCGACAACATATGGGATTTTCGAAGAGGGAAAATATTTCGCCAAAGGGAAGAAGGTGAAAGTTGATGAGCTACAAGACTTTACACCCTCAATGCTCATTTGTAACGACCTTTGGCATCCCTCTCTTCCTCACATAGCGGCACACAAACATTGCTCCTTAATAGTGTGCTTAATAAATAGTCCTGAAGGAGGGCTTGGAAGTACATATTCAAGTTCAATAGGATGGGAGAGACTTGGACAATTCTATGCAGGGATTTATGGATGTTATGTCATTATAGTAAACCGTGTAGGGGAAGAAGAGGATGTTTCGTTTTATGGGAATTCAAAGGTTATTAATCCCTACGGTCAAGTGGTCGATCAATGTCCATTTAATGATGAATCTACTCAAACATGTGAAATTGATTATTCAAAAGTTAAAGAAATTCGAAAGATTTTGCCGATCATGAGAGATGAAGATGTGGACTTAACGATTCGACATTATCAAGAGATCGCCAACCAAGAAAATGCTGATTGAATAAAAATTAATTTTTTATATGTAGGAAGGGAGATTTTTATATGAACGAGAAAGCAATTCAATTTTATAGTGATGGACTAAAATTGCAGGGTACTTTTTATTATCCAGAATCCTATAATTCCAATGAGCAATACCCAGCTATTATCATTAACTCAGGGTACCAGGGAGTAAATGAATTTTATCCAAAGATGTTTGCTAAATTCCTTACAGAAAAGGGATATATCTGTATGGGATTTGATTATCGTGGTTTTGCTGATAGTGAGGGGGACCCATCTCGGGTTTTATTAGAGGAACAAG is a window encoding:
- a CDS encoding nitrilase-related carbon-nitrogen hydrolase; this translates as MRVTMAQTNPVFGDVHENLENMITLIYQYKNETDLIVFPELSLTGYSLKEKVYDLAITLESPEIQQVCDVSKETGINVMFGFIENGKGTRVYNSAAFIKDGEISSIQRKIYPTTYGIFEEGKYFAKGKKVKVDELQDFTPSMLICNDLWHPSLPHIAAHKHCSLIVCLINSPEGGLGSTYSSSIGWERLGQFYAGIYGCYVIIVNRVGEEEDVSFYGNSKVINPYGQVVDQCPFNDESTQTCEIDYSKVKEIRKILPIMRDEDVDLTIRHYQEIANQENAD